In a single window of the Gossypium hirsutum isolate 1008001.06 chromosome A13, Gossypium_hirsutum_v2.1, whole genome shotgun sequence genome:
- the LOC107894054 gene encoding E2F-associated phosphoprotein produces METEKTKTTTCSSNQVSEMEEDTTTSKMDSPTNSQQTISDDDEIDYSIKPEFYDPNLDDKDELWVQSKRKGCVSDAVLSCPACFTTLCLECQRHEKYVTQYRAIFVANCKIEDGKVRQERVKPKRGKRRRETVEGEAVAAAGGETFKSVHCSVCATEVGVIDEDEVYHFFNVLPSES; encoded by the exons ATGGAAACGGAGAAGACAAAAACCACCACTTGCAGTAGCAATCAAGTATCGGAGATGGAAGAAGACACCACAACATCAAAAATGGATTCCCCCACCAATTCCCAGCAAACCA TTTCTGACGATGATGAGATAGACTATTCGATCAAACCAGAATTCTATGACCCGAACCTTGACGACAAAGATGAATTATGGGTCCAAAGTAAGAGGAAAGGTTGTGTTTCTGATGCCGTGCTAAGCTGTCCTGCTTGTTTTACCACCCTTTGCCTTGAGTGTCAACG GCATGAAAAATATGTGACACAATACAGGGCGATTTTTGTTGCGAACTGCAAGATTGAAGATGGAAAAGTCAGGCAAGAAAGGGTAAAACCAAAAAGAGGCAAGCGAAGAAGAGAAACTGTTGAGGGTGAAGCAGTTGCTGCTGCTGGTGGGGAAACATTCAAGTCGGTCCACTGTTCGGTCTGCGCAACGGAGGTCGGTGTCATTGATGAAGATGAGGTATATCACTTTTTCAATGTTCTTCCAAGTGAGTCTTGA
- the LOC107894053 gene encoding E3 ubiquitin-protein ligase RING1-like, with the protein MSFDASVHGGGGDANTDGATNKPFFCYQCNRTVTVTIYPSADPSCPLCNEGFLEEYENPSFENPNPNSNPLSEPFLSVSDPFSSLLPLLFPSSSSTTNSSPSPASIDLHNPNLFGSTRSGRGDPFAFDPFTFIQNHLNDLRSRGAQIEFVIQNNPSEPGFRLPANIGDYFIGPGLEQLIQQLAENDPNRYGTPPASKSAIDALPSVKIAKNNLNSEFNQCAVCMDEFEQGAEAKQMPCKHLYHKDCILPWLELHNSCPVCRHELPTDDPDYERRVRGAQATGGGNDGDSSGGDNEQRSGDNRTAERSFRISLPWPFRARGSGSGSGSGDNPQTRQEDLD; encoded by the coding sequence ATGTCGTTCGACGCCAGCGTCCACGGTGGCGGCGGCGACGCTAACACCGACGGCGCGACCAACAAGCCTTTCTTTTGCTACCAATGTAACCGTACCGTCACCGTAACAATCTACCCTTCCGCTGACCCTTCTTGTCCTCTATGCAACGAAGGGTTCCTCGAAGAATACGAAAACCCTAGCTTTGAAAACCCGAATCCGAACTCAAACCCGTTATCCGAACCCTTTTTGTCGGTATCGGATCCGTTCTCTTCCTTGCTCCCGCTCCttttcccttcctcttcttcaaCGACGAATTCTTCGCCGTCTCCTGCTTCAATTGACCTTCATAACCCTAACTTATTCGGGTCGACCCGGTCAGGCCGGGGTGACCCATTCGCTTTCGATCCATTTACCTTCATCCAAAACCATCTCAACGATCTCCGTTCAAGAGGAGCCCAAATCGAGTTCGTGATCCAGAATAATCCGTCCGAGCCGGGTTTTCGGCTTCCAGCGAACATTGGGGATTATTTCATCGGACCGGGCCTCGAACAACTGATCCAGCAACTGGCTGAGAACGATCCGAACCGGTATGGGACCCCACCAGCATCGAAATCGGCCATCGACGCGCTGCCTTCGGTGAAGATAGCGAAGAATAACTTGAATTCGGAGTTCAACCAGTGCGCGGTTTGTATGGACGAGTTCGAGCAAGGGGCTGAAGCGAAGCAAATGCCCTGTAAGCATCTTTATCACAAGGACTGCATACTTCCGTGGCTGGAATTGCATAATTCCTGCCCTGTTTGTCGTCACGAGCTGCCTACCGATGATCCTGATTATGAGAGGAGGGTTCGTGGGGCGCAGGCTACTGGTGGAGGTAATGACGGCGATAGTAGTGGCGGTGATAATGAGCAGAGGTCGGGGGATAATCGGACGGCGGAGAGGAGTTTTAGGATATCGCTGCCCTGGCCGTTTCGGGCTCGTGGGTCGGGTTCAGGATCAGGATCAGGTGATAATCCGCAGACCAGGCAAGAAGATTTGGATTGA